A portion of the Calliphora vicina chromosome 5, idCalVici1.1, whole genome shotgun sequence genome contains these proteins:
- the Pop1 gene encoding ribonucleases P/MRP protein subunit POP1, which yields MKMVSKKLEYDSSLGGPVVLGTHMPTYKYAAAALKEVKELVSANKQSNSNKLVFQTLPKHMRRRAMSHHPKRLPRKYRAAHIHQMSKSGKPQATKRPSRKHRRRPQNLLKDYLRRQRKHKWLETHIWHAKRFHMIEKWGYKLPYASCDKTFRSCYRATAEHCLLQDISFYACVEMQGSVEELSQGFEKLTSKECGLSLTAKTYLNGRREGCVDLFKAGGYPYNALGKATFLWRFETKNEENDKRTLWLWLHPGAYNVILEEIIKVFDLKSVKTCKLPLETHDEQESSIAEQDLDNQLENIDKNKKKVSVKKQRRLQFMTKTTARGNIHQYKNTTATVVLKELKNTLNRFRLTGPLAQSILNSAFKLKSSNNELVQQNSWLRDETKNNANFFTYHTRQQQFWAKCQDCITSPVELLSNMVLALNIEDPRIHRPQKRSKAVCEPKLQDFGTNDFILDIQPELSSSALWSDRLRNRIASEMLSTHQYCSLRAQHVIVPGKSCQFEETMQSVPVILIQRPGSQNTNYKRLGYGCGWDIIAPAGYGMPIWLSLIMWGAKAGGLREFNSIAREMGTEEHLPDTVAGLHAVSDRYNELFTKYFRLPPNKRCNYRKFAIVSPFRVPFQQLVRDWCPSNLLNNKDTNDFFVLRERQKLQDLAECVKKCSLYKFPSSLAVQCIVQVKVVMKSRGNPKDFSLMCLPTKKDLKRNLKQIKINNREPVYVEPLLADPNEKERHQLRIQHKKLLKRLRAKRVREKRKEQETSSTKVYIRAAGTSALCLEHYKKMCNLWLPQDISTLFSIRKQGTRECFGYSSSSNFCLTEGTVGATAYVTIEGLKQLLKICQQCRLKQPVCLIRSANSRNYRFAKFQINLEV from the exons atGAAGATGGTGTCAAAGAAACTGGAATATGATTCCTCTCTGGGAGGGCCAGTGGTACTGGGTACACATATGCCCACCTATAAATACGCTGCTGCAGCTTTGAAAGAAGTGAAGGAGCTGGTCAGTGCCAACAAGCaaagtaattcaaataaattagtATTCCAAACATTGCCCAAACATATGCGACGGCGGGCCATGTCTCATCACCCTAAAAGATTGCCTCGCAAGTACAGAGCTGCTCATATCCACCAAATGTCCAAATCCGGAAAACCGCAAGCCACCAAGAGACCTTCCAGAAAGCACCGAAGAAGGCCACAAAATTTGCTAAAAGACTACTTAAGAAGACAGAGAAAGCACAAGTGGTTGGAAACGCATATTTGGCATGCTAAACGCTTTCACATGATAGAGAAATGGGGCTACAAACTTCCCTATGCCAGTTGCGATAAAACATTCAGGTCTTGCTATAGAGCTACCGCTGAACACTGCCTCCTACAGGATATTTCATTCTATGCTTGTGTGGAGATGCAAGGAAGTGTGGAGGAGTTGTCTCAAGGTTTCGAAAAATTAACGAGCAAAGAATGTGGATTGTCATTAACGGCTAAAACTTATCTAAATGGTCGTCGAGAAGGCTGTGTAGATTTATTCAAAGCAGGTGGATATCCCTACAATGCTTTGGGCAAAGCAACTTTTTTGTGGCGTTTTGAGACCAAAAATGAGGAAAATGATAAAAGAACCTTATGGCTGTGGCTTCATCCAGGAGCTTACAATGTAATTTTAGAGGAAATTATTAAAGTGTTTGATTTAAAATCTGTGAAGACTTGCAAGTTGCCTTTAGAAACTCATGATGAACAGGAATCTTCAATAGCAGAGCAGGATTTAGATAATCAGCttgaaaatattgataaaaataaaaagaaggtTTCTGTAAAAAAACAAAGACGTTtacaatttatgacaaaaactaCAGCTCGTGGAAATATACATCAGTATAAGAATACAACTGCAACTGTAGTACTTAAGGAgctcaaaaatactttaaatagaTTTAGGCTAACAGGCCCATTAGCGCAAAGTATACTAAATAGCGCCTTCAAATTGAAGTCTTCTAACAATGAATTGGTGCAACAAAACTCCTGGTTAAGGGACGAAACGAAAAATAACGCTAACTTTTTTACTTACCACACAAGACAACAGCAATTTTGGGCCAAATGTCAGGATTGCATTACATCTCCCGTAGAATTATTATCGAACATGGTACTGGCACTAAACATCGAAGATCCTCGTATTCATAGGCCACAAAAGCGATCAAAAGCTGTCTGTGAACCTAAACTGCAAGATTTCGGAACTAATGATTTCATTCTGGACATACAACCTGAACTAAGTTCCTCAGCGTTATGGAGTGATCGGCTTAGAAATCGTATCGCTTCTGAAATGTTAAGTACTCATCAGTACTGTTCTCTGAGAGCACAACATGTTATTGTGCCAGGAAAATCGTGCCAATTCGAGGAAACTATGCAGTCAGTACCCGTAATATTAATACAACGACCCGGCTCACAAAATACCAATTACAAACGTCTAGGATATGGTTGCGGGTGGGATATTATTGCACCGGCTGGTTATGGCATGCCGATATGGTTGTCCTTGATTATGTGGGGCGCCAAGGCAGGTGGTTTACGAGAATTCAATTCAATAGCCAGAGAAATGGGAACTGAAGAACATTTACCAGATACAGTGGCAG GCCTGCATGCTGTCTCTGATCGTTACAACGAACTATTTACAAAATACTTTCGTTTGCCTCCCAATAAACGTTGCAATTATCGTAAGTTCGCTATCGTATCGCCATTCCGTGTACCCTTTCAACAACTAGTACGAGATTGGTGTCCCTCaaacttattaaataataaagataCCAATGATTTCTTCGTTTTAAGAGAACGTCAAAAGCTGCAAGATTTGGCTGAGTGTGTAAAAAAATGTAGTCTCTATAAATTTCCTTCCTCCCTGGCAGTACAGTGTATAGTTCAAGTTAAAGTTGTCATGAAGTCAAGAGGAAATCCAAAAGATTTTTCTCTCATGTGTTTGCCAACTAAAAAAGATTTGAaaagaaatctaaaacaaataaaaataaacaatcgtGAGCCAGTGTATGTGGAACCACTGCTTGCCGATCCTAATGAAAAGGAAAGACATCAGTTACGTATACAGCATAAAAAGCTATTGAAACGTTTACGTGCGAAAAGAGTTAGAGAGAAGCGAAAAGAACAG GAAACAAGTTCTACTAAGGTGTATATAAGAGCAGCTGGCACTTCGGCCTTGTGTTTGGAGCATTATAAGAAAATGTGCAATTTATGGCTGCCACAAGATATCTCAACCTTGTTTAGTATACGCAAACAAGGTACACGTGAATGTTTTGGTTATAGTTCCTCgtcaaatttttgcttaactGAAGGTACGGTGGGTGCCACTGCGTATGTTACGATTGAAGGTTTAAAACAATTACTAAAGATATGCCAGCAGTGCCGTTTAAAACAGCCTGTGTGCTTAATACGGTCGGCGAATAGTCGTAATTATCGATTTGCGAAGtttcaaattaatttagaagtttaa
- the LOC135960317 gene encoding transcription factor grauzone-like isoform X2 translates to MQKCLLCLSMSELFITVNSLQWQEFRVKYIINKHLWPMEYIIPTSGVCKKCWQELYGFHKFFNDIQESHKQLGHITTFKNVDLQESKEERENEFENIADIQFEPEIIQLSKEFEFEENKTVIKQEHCADFRAEDPLTELDELVSTTATNKNVSKNTEFLKTETDSCETDLVSSFEGAAILLNCPSDSEILENNECTKEPNINEYKIDEMDKFITENFNITCCLCHTAMKTFHEMCQHFKIQHKIRGYVTCCNKKIFRRCYLLDHINFHLNPNYFKCSQCGKVLADRLCLKSHLKTHEDNVSKNHCCDICGKSFMCHSKLKIHKTTHLPEDEKQFSCSECGKKFANKYLLSNHVHAVHLKVYAKICDICGKSLSSTDDLERHMLDHEGKPAPTFSCDICGLILTSMKGLKRHKNTIHPVGGHQEYTCSICSKISPNVMAHKRHVKFSHVMGYDHKCKICEKAFKKARTLKVKNIWLHIPAQFYIHVLGVQKRSTQMLICTVTAKRCILWNG, encoded by the exons ATGCAAAAATGTCTGCTTTGCTTATCCATGAGCGAGTTGTTTATAACTGTTAATTCATTACAATGGCAAGAATTTCGCgtaaagtatataattaataaacatttatggccgatG GAATATATAATTCCCACATCGGGAGTTTGCAAGAAGTGCTGGCAAGAACTTTATGGGTTTCACAAATTCTTTAATGACATACAAGAGTCTCACAAACAATTGGGACACATaactacttttaaaaatgtGGACTTACAAGAATCTAAAGAAGAACGCGAAAATGAATTTGAAAACATTGCCGACATACAATTTGAACCAGAAATAATACAGCTCTCCAAAGAATTtgaatttgaagaaaataaaactgttattaAACAAGAGCATTGTGCAGATTTTAGAGCAGAAGATCCATTAACTGAACTAGATGAATTGGTATCAACTACAGCAACTAAcaaaaatgtctcaaaaaatACAGAATTTCTGAAGACTGAAACTGATAGTTGTGAGACCGATTTAGTTAGCAGCTTCGAAGGAGCTGCCATTCTTCTTAATTGTCCCTCCGATTcggaaatattagaaaataatgaATGTACTAAGGAACCGAATATTAATGAATACAAAATTGATGAAATGGATAAATTCATTACAGAAAACTTTAATATCACCTGTTGTTTATGCCATACAGCTATGAAAACATTCCATGAAATGTGCcaacatttcaaaattcaacataaaattCGTGGATATGTTACatgttgcaataaaaaaatatttaggcgCTGTTATCTACTGGATcacataaattttcatttaaacccAAACTATTTTAAATGCAGTCAATGTGGTAAGGTCTTAGCAGATCGTCTGTGCTTAAAATCCCATCTAAAGACGCACGAGGATAATGTGTCGAAAAATCATTGCTGTGATATTTGTGGTAAAAGTTTTATGTGccattcgaaattaaaaatacacaagACAACACATTTGCCCGAAgatgaaaaacaattttcatgcTCAGAATGCGGAAAAAA ATTTGCCAACAAATACCTACTTTCAAATCATGTACATGCAGTACATTTAAAAGTTTATGCCAAAATATGCGATATTTGTGGTAAATCTTTAAGTTCAACAGATGATCTTGAACGTCATATGCTAGATCATGAAGGAAAACCAGCACCCACCTTTAGTTGTGACATATGTGGACTAATTTTGACCAGTATGAAAGGTTTGAAACGCcataaaaatacaatacatCCAGTAGGTGGACATCAAGAATATACCTGCTCAATATGCTCAAAAATATCACCCAATGTTATGGCCCATAAAAGACATGTCAAGTTTTCGCATGTAATGGGCTATGACCATAAGTGTAAAATATGCGAGAAGGCTTTTAAAAAAGCAAGAACTCTAAAGGTAaa GAACATATGGCTACACATACCGGCACAGTTTTATATACATGTACTTGGTGTCCAAAAACGTTCAACTCAAATGCTAATATGCACAGTCACCGCAAAAAGATGCATCCTGTGGAATGGCTAG
- the LOC135961285 gene encoding zinc finger protein 423-like, with protein sequence MRGCLLCLEIRQDLIATIQVDSTKWQELNVQNLIEKHFWPMDAIQTSGSWLCTGCWQELSDFHKFYLRVEEAHSELGSSLKNVESVCLKIDETQNEDFKPPIENVTFNESHFEPEISLKESLQNENFVEEEDVVIKEEHSEDSLVEESVPLTRNKKARHFKKTVDENNTVAEDPLSKKIQSRKSSPRKTRITKAKELKKTSEKSDTKSIKAPENSESNTIKDDPDLMELNEDEPNNDDSDTDSNYEPEKDTTDHSEKKSNSKSCKSTNHENDKFLTENFKITCSLCQTQTETFHALCKHFKIEHKQIGFVICCKKKFYRRSLLVDHVHQHVNPNYFKCTICDKVMADRKCLNMHNKTHNDKKEKVHPCDICNKKFSMNMSLKLHKMSHLSEDEKHVPCTECGKKFASKSLLSNHVRSVHLKKYINICDICGRSIRCKEVFERHMLQHEGKPLPTVSCDVCGLLLANKHSLKQHKLMVHPEGGKKEFTCPVCAKISPNLKAHKKHIQYNHEWGYDHKCTMCEKAFKTAHTLTEHMASHTGTVLYTCPWCPKTFNSNANFHSHRKKSHRKEWEEATRKKYSGNLPPNYNPPPSNNTNDCELPLYMQLLHIFLSSMFDIARNLTFITVLIEIYNWAMEGCILCLDLNKELAESIAINSNEKSDLNIKNMIEKHLWSMNHIENSSWLCATCWRELYEFHKFYTRIEEAHIDFGLMMNNGSMDEKEILHMETTVEIGNKFEENTVDALKDFLIEYDLSDNHLGDDIEEQKSLIKNELNVEEIDDDMPLLQRRKRGRPRKDTCNGTRVPEVLLTKTKKNRQRKVKDVCNDVNGSPLNKKCKRKKTNATLIEDIKTIPTSEIKQEDNVVSLPNDPSISLDNKDNNTDTNDESDRDSLVHNDNARSPSPYVPKTNRNERDKFLEENFNITCFVCNIPLKTFFAMCKHFEQHHDERGHIKCCNKKFYRRSILVDHVHRHLDPNYFKCKQCGKVLADRRCLELHVESHESNPEKNHCCDVCGKGFAKLGVLKKHRMIHLSDEEKQFPCSECGKNFGTNYLRSSHYRSVHLKKYVKICDICGKGIRCKDVFERHMLQHEGKTAPSVSCDVCGLRLTDNKALKRHKDMIHPAGGKQEYTCSICSKTSPNLKAHKRHVQYKHIMGYDHKCTICEKAFKRAQTLREHMASHTGSILYTCPWCPKTFNSNANMHNHRKRVHPKEWEETSRQRYSGKLPPNYKPPTLTQPSDFAVAMDI encoded by the exons atgagAGGTTGTTTGTTATGTCTAGAAATTAGACAAGATTTAATTGCTACTATTCAAGTAGATTCGACAAAATGGCAAGAGttaaatgttcaaaatttaattgaaaaacatttttggccgaTG GATGCCATACAAACATCCGGTTCTTGGCTTTGTACTGGCTGCTGGCAAGAATTAAGtgattttcacaaattttacttACGCGTAGAAGAAGCCCATTCGGAGCTGGGATCGTCGTTAAAGAATGTAGAATCGGTGTGCCTAAAAATTGATGAAACACAAAATGAAGATTTCAAACCACCCATTGAAAACGTAACATTCAATGAATCACATTTTGAACCAGAGATTTCGCTAAAAGAATCTCTTCAGAATGAGAACTTTGTTGAGGAAGAGGATGTTGTTATAAAAGAAGAACATAGTGAAGATTCATTGGTTGAGGAATCAGTACCAttaacaagaaataaaaaagctcggcattttaaaaaaaccgtTGATGAGAATAATACGGTTGCTGAAGATCCCTTAAGTAAAAAGATACAGAGTAGAAAGAGCTCCCCAAGAAAAACGAGAATCACAAAggcaaaagaattaaaaaaaacctcgGAAAAATCTGATACAAAATCAATAAAAGCTCCAGAAAACTCAGAATCAAATACAATAAAAGATGATCCGGATTTAATGGAATTAAATGAAGATGAACCGAATAATGATGACAGCGATACTGACTCTAATTATGAGCCTGAAAAAGATACAACTGACcacagtgaaaaaaaatcgaatagcAAATCTTGTAAAAGCACAAATCATGAAAAtgacaaattcttaacagaaaattttaaaattacctgcAGTTTATGTCAAACTCAAACGGAAACATTTCATGCACTTTGCAAGCACTTTAAAATAGAGCATAAGCAAATTGGTTTTGTAATCTGTTGTAAGAAGAAATTTTATAGACGCAGTCTCCTTGTCGATCATGTACACCAGCATGTAAATccaaattatttcaaatgtacaatttGCGATAAAGTTATGGCCGATCGCAAATGTTTGAACATGCACAACAAAACACATAACGATAAGAAAGAAAAGGTCCATCCATGTGATATTTGTAATAAGAAATTTAGTATGAATATGTCGTTAAAACTGCATAAAATGTCTCATTTGTCGGAAGATGAAAAGCACGTACCCTGCACAGAATGTGGCAAGAA atttgCTAGTAAATCGCTTCTTTCCAATCACGTACGATCTGTTCAcctaaagaaatatataaacatcTGCGATATATGCGGCAGATCCATACGATGCAAGGAAGTCTTCGAACGCCATATGTTGCAACATGAAGGAAAACCATTGCCCACAGTAAGTTGTGATGTGTGTGGTTTACTGTTGGCCAACAAACATAGTTTGAAGCAGCACAAGCTTATGGTACATCCTGAAGGAGGAAAAAAGGAGTTCACGTGTCCTGTTTGTGCAAAAATATCACCAAATTTAAAGGCTCACAAGAAACACATACAATATAATCACGAATGGGGTTACGATCACAAATGTACAATGTGCGAAAAAGCTTTTAAGACGGCGCATACTTTGACG GAACACATGGCTTCTCATACCGGAACGGTATTATATACCTGCCCTTGGTGTCCAAAAACATTCAACTCAAATGCAAATTTCCATAGTCATCGTAAAAAAAGTCATCGAAAAGAGTGGGAAGAGGCAACTCGTAAAAAATATTCTGGCAATTTACCACCCAATTACAATCCACCACCATCAAATAATACTAACGATTGTGAACTACCTCTGTACATGCA GCTTTTACACATATTTTTAAGTTCTATGTTTGATATTGCacgaaatttaacatttatcacag ttttaatagaaatttacaATTGGGCTATGGAAGGTTGTATTCTATGTCTAGACCTAAACAAGGAACTTGCTGAAAGCATAGccataaattcaaatgaaaagtCCGATTTGAATATCAAAAACATGATTGAAAAACATTTATGGTCCATG AACCATATAGAGAACTCCTCGTGGCTATGTGCCACTTGCTGGAGAGAACTATAcgaatttcacaaattttataCACGCATAGAAGAGGCTCATATAGATTTTGGTTTAATGATGAATAATGGTTCAATGGATGAAAAGGAAATTTTGCACATGGAGACTACAGTAGAAATAGGAAACAAATTTGAGGAAAATACAGTCGATGCATTAAAAGACTTTTTGATTGAGTATGATTTAAGTGACAATCATTTGGGAGATGATATTGAGgaacaaaaatcattaataaaaaatgaattgaacgTAGAAGAAATTGACGATGATATGCCCTTACTGCAAAGACGTAAACGAGGACGACCCCGTAAAGATACCTGTAATGGTACTAGAGTACCTGAGGTTCttttaaccaaaacaaaaaagaacagGCAACGGAAAGTCAAAGATGTCTGTAATGATGTAAATGGCTCTccgttaaataaaaaatgcaagCGAAAAAAAACCAATGCAACATTAATAGAAGACATTAAAACCATCCCTACCTCAGAAATCAAACAAGAAGATAATGTGGTATCTCTGCCGAATGATCCCAGTATTTCGTTGGACAACAAAGATAATAATACAGATACTAATGATGAAAGTGACCGCGATTCCTTGGTGCATAATGACAATGCAAGAAGTCCTAGCCCTTACGTACCAAAAACAAATCGCAATGAAAGAGATAAATTCCTAgaggaaaattttaatattacttgTTTCGTGTGCAATATCCCTCTGAAAACATTCTTTGCTATGTGTAAACATTTTGAACAACATCACGATGAACGTGGTCATATAAAGTgttgcaataaaaaattttatagacgCAGTATTTTAGTCGATCACGTACATCGTCATTTGGATCCAAACTACTTCAAATGCAAGCAATGCGGTAAAGTTTTGGCTGATAGACGTTGTCTGGAGTTGCATGTTGAATCTCACGAAAGTAATCCAGAAAAGAACCATTGTTGTGATGTTTGCGGAAAAGGATTTGCAAAATTAGGTGTTCTAAAAAAGCATAGAATGATACATTTGTCTGATGAAGAAAAACAATTTCCGTGTTCCGAATGTGGAAAAAA TTTCGGCACCAATTATTTGCGCTCCAGTCATTATCGTTCCGTTCACCTTAAAAAGTATGTTAAAATCTGTGATATTTGCGGTAAAGGTATACGTTGTAAAGATGTATTTGAACGTCATATGTTACAACATGAAGGTAAAACTGCTCCCTCTGTAAGCTGTGACGTTTGTGGTCTACGTTTAACTGATAATAAAGCCTTAAAACGTCATAAAGACATGATCCATCCTGCGGGTGGAAAACAGGAATACACTTGTTCAATATGTTCGAAAACATCACCCAATCTAAAGGCTCACAAGAGGCATGTGCAGTACAAACACATAATGGGCTACGATCACAAGTGTACTATATGTGAAAAGGCTTTTAAACGAGCACAAACTTTAAGG gaacaTATGGCCTCACACACTGGTTCGATTTTGTATACATGTCCCTGGTGTCCTAAAACATTTAATTCAAATGCCAATATGCATAATCACCGCAAGAGAGTACATCCTAAGGAATGGGAAGAAACATCGCGACAAAGATATTCTGGCAAATTGCCACCCAACTACAAACCTCCAACATTAACACAGCCTTCTGATTTCGCAGTTGCAATGGATATTTAA
- the LOC135960317 gene encoding transcription factor grauzone-like isoform X1 has product MQKCLLCLSMSELFITVNSLQWQEFRVKYIINKHLWPMEYIIPTSGVCKKCWQELYGFHKFFNDIQESHKQLGHITTFKNVDLQESKEERENEFENIADIQFEPEIIQLSKEFEFEENKTVIKQEHCADFRAEDPLTELDELVSTTATNKNVSKNTEFLKTETDSCETDLVSSFEGAAILLNCPSDSEILENNECTKEPNINEYKIDEMDKFITENFNITCCLCHTAMKTFHEMCQHFKIQHKIRGYVTCCNKKIFRRCYLLDHINFHLNPNYFKCSQCGKVLADRLCLKSHLKTHEDNVSKNHCCDICGKSFMCHSKLKIHKTTHLPEDEKQFSCSECGKKFANKYLLSNHVHAVHLKVYAKICDICGKSLSSTDDLERHMLDHEGKPAPTFSCDICGLILTSMKGLKRHKNTIHPVGGHQEYTCSICSKISPNVMAHKRHVKFSHVMGYDHKCKICEKAFKKARTLKEHMATHTGTVLYTCTWCPKTFNSNANMHSHRKKMHPVEWLEATSKKYSGNLPPKK; this is encoded by the exons ATGCAAAAATGTCTGCTTTGCTTATCCATGAGCGAGTTGTTTATAACTGTTAATTCATTACAATGGCAAGAATTTCGCgtaaagtatataattaataaacatttatggccgatG GAATATATAATTCCCACATCGGGAGTTTGCAAGAAGTGCTGGCAAGAACTTTATGGGTTTCACAAATTCTTTAATGACATACAAGAGTCTCACAAACAATTGGGACACATaactacttttaaaaatgtGGACTTACAAGAATCTAAAGAAGAACGCGAAAATGAATTTGAAAACATTGCCGACATACAATTTGAACCAGAAATAATACAGCTCTCCAAAGAATTtgaatttgaagaaaataaaactgttattaAACAAGAGCATTGTGCAGATTTTAGAGCAGAAGATCCATTAACTGAACTAGATGAATTGGTATCAACTACAGCAACTAAcaaaaatgtctcaaaaaatACAGAATTTCTGAAGACTGAAACTGATAGTTGTGAGACCGATTTAGTTAGCAGCTTCGAAGGAGCTGCCATTCTTCTTAATTGTCCCTCCGATTcggaaatattagaaaataatgaATGTACTAAGGAACCGAATATTAATGAATACAAAATTGATGAAATGGATAAATTCATTACAGAAAACTTTAATATCACCTGTTGTTTATGCCATACAGCTATGAAAACATTCCATGAAATGTGCcaacatttcaaaattcaacataaaattCGTGGATATGTTACatgttgcaataaaaaaatatttaggcgCTGTTATCTACTGGATcacataaattttcatttaaacccAAACTATTTTAAATGCAGTCAATGTGGTAAGGTCTTAGCAGATCGTCTGTGCTTAAAATCCCATCTAAAGACGCACGAGGATAATGTGTCGAAAAATCATTGCTGTGATATTTGTGGTAAAAGTTTTATGTGccattcgaaattaaaaatacacaagACAACACATTTGCCCGAAgatgaaaaacaattttcatgcTCAGAATGCGGAAAAAA ATTTGCCAACAAATACCTACTTTCAAATCATGTACATGCAGTACATTTAAAAGTTTATGCCAAAATATGCGATATTTGTGGTAAATCTTTAAGTTCAACAGATGATCTTGAACGTCATATGCTAGATCATGAAGGAAAACCAGCACCCACCTTTAGTTGTGACATATGTGGACTAATTTTGACCAGTATGAAAGGTTTGAAACGCcataaaaatacaatacatCCAGTAGGTGGACATCAAGAATATACCTGCTCAATATGCTCAAAAATATCACCCAATGTTATGGCCCATAAAAGACATGTCAAGTTTTCGCATGTAATGGGCTATGACCATAAGTGTAAAATATGCGAGAAGGCTTTTAAAAAAGCAAGAACTCTAAAG GAACATATGGCTACACATACCGGCACAGTTTTATATACATGTACTTGGTGTCCAAAAACGTTCAACTCAAATGCTAATATGCACAGTCACCGCAAAAAGATGCATCCTGTGGAATGGCTAGAGGCAACTAGTAAAAAGTATTCAGGCAATTTACCTCCCAAAAAATAA